From the Bacillus tuaregi genome, one window contains:
- the fliE gene encoding flagellar hook-basal body complex protein FliE, which translates to MLKTSQAARTSSEAQKSFSTFLKESIEQVNQAQIESDKLTEKLALGQNVDLHQVMIASQKASISMQMTLEIRNKAVEAYQEMMRMQV; encoded by the coding sequence ATGTTGAAAACATCACAAGCTGCGCGAACTTCATCTGAAGCACAGAAAAGCTTCTCGACCTTTTTGAAGGAATCAATAGAACAAGTAAACCAGGCACAAATTGAGTCAGATAAACTGACAGAAAAATTAGCTCTAGGACAAAACGTTGACCTACATCAAGTTATGATTGCATCACAGAAGGCTAGTATTTCAATGCAGATGACGCTAGAAATACGTAATAAAGCGGTTGAAGCCTATCAGGAAATGATGAGAATGCAAGTGTAA